One segment of Metallosphaera cuprina Ar-4 DNA contains the following:
- a CDS encoding radical SAM protein: MGGKMVVFISGECGDSCYYCPVSENRFGKDNFYANELKTSDLQDFVYESYRMNALGAGITGGDPLLHLDRVVELIKLLKAEFGTSYHVHLYTTGRYATRDALSELLSVGLDEIRFHPVKPQYLSAVEKALGLGMEVGLEIPAIPGEEEKITKLIEWARSKKIKFVNINELELTERNLMNLASKGLKVGHGLAGVSGSFNTSLKILETFNESEVSLHYCSSVYKDVVETRTRFIRTVRTSAKPYEEITGEGTLVRALVKTKLDLSDFGEKKGEFFAISPTLIDMLPRNEFDEIWLVEELPYGQKIHEKLIYSKTKKS; the protein is encoded by the coding sequence ATGGGAGGAAAAATGGTGGTTTTTATTTCTGGGGAGTGTGGAGACTCGTGCTACTATTGTCCAGTGAGTGAGAATAGATTTGGAAAGGATAACTTTTACGCAAACGAGTTGAAAACGTCGGATCTACAAGATTTCGTTTATGAATCGTACAGGATGAACGCGTTAGGGGCTGGAATCACGGGGGGAGATCCTTTGTTGCACTTGGACAGGGTAGTAGAGCTGATAAAACTACTTAAAGCCGAGTTCGGTACATCCTATCATGTTCATTTGTATACGACGGGGAGATACGCCACCAGAGATGCCTTATCCGAGCTATTAAGCGTAGGCCTTGATGAGATAAGATTTCATCCGGTAAAGCCTCAATACTTGTCTGCAGTGGAGAAAGCTCTAGGTTTAGGTATGGAAGTAGGCCTTGAGATACCGGCCATTCCTGGAGAGGAGGAAAAAATAACTAAACTAATTGAATGGGCTAGATCTAAGAAAATAAAGTTCGTTAACATTAATGAGCTCGAATTGACGGAAAGGAATCTCATGAACCTTGCATCTAAAGGACTTAAGGTAGGTCACGGGTTGGCTGGCGTCTCTGGAAGCTTTAACACGTCGTTAAAAATACTAGAGACGTTTAATGAGAGCGAGGTTTCTCTACATTATTGTAGTTCGGTGTACAAAGACGTAGTTGAGACCAGGACCAGATTTATTAGAACTGTTAGAACAAGTGCTAAGCCGTATGAAGAGATAACAGGTGAAGGTACTCTTGTCCGAGCATTAGTAAAAACTAAACTAGATTTAAGTGATTTTGGAGAAAAAAAGGGAGAGTTTTTCGCTATCAGTCCAACCTTAATTGACATGCTACCTAGAAACGAATTCGATGAAATATGGTTGGTTGAAGAACTGCCTTACGGTCAAAAGATTCATGAAAAATTAATTTATTCTAAAACGAAGAAGAGCTAA
- a CDS encoding mRNA surveillance protein pelota codes for MKILEYNERNNSLKLHIENEDDLWLIHLIISKGDTVIARTTRDVSMGNDSRRVPMIVELQVEFSEFQPFTSRLRIHGIVRDAPEKYGIKGSHHTINLDIGNEIIIIKQWTKHLLEKIKKQASRRSNVMIVLTDQDELLIAIPMEQGIRILTEKDISNAMNEEESLEKPAIEVAKEVEQYVNQYSPDAIILAGPGPFKELVKAKLNVKAKIYLDSVSSASRAGLNEILKRDVIDQVMNEYQVSMAAKELERALLLMAQGSNLVTYGIEEVERASSIGAIKTLLVSDDILTVDNEGTRNRVEAIMENVENSNGRIIIVPKDSTIYYQLRNFGGLLALLRFRIN; via the coding sequence ATGAAGATATTAGAATATAACGAAAGAAACAACTCACTTAAACTTCACATCGAGAACGAAGACGATCTCTGGCTCATTCATCTTATCATAAGCAAAGGAGATACAGTAATAGCTAGGACAACTAGGGACGTAAGCATGGGTAATGACAGTAGGAGAGTTCCCATGATAGTTGAACTTCAGGTAGAATTCTCTGAATTTCAACCATTTACGTCTCGTCTCAGAATACATGGTATAGTCAGAGACGCTCCAGAAAAATATGGAATTAAGGGCTCTCATCATACTATCAATTTAGATATTGGAAATGAAATAATAATAATAAAACAATGGACAAAGCATTTACTAGAAAAGATAAAGAAGCAGGCTAGTAGGAGAAGTAATGTCATGATAGTACTTACAGACCAAGACGAACTACTTATAGCTATACCAATGGAGCAGGGGATAAGAATACTTACCGAAAAGGATATCTCTAACGCTATGAACGAGGAAGAGTCGCTAGAGAAGCCTGCCATAGAAGTCGCCAAGGAAGTGGAACAATATGTTAACCAGTACTCTCCAGACGCAATCATATTAGCAGGACCTGGTCCGTTCAAAGAGCTGGTAAAAGCTAAACTTAACGTCAAGGCAAAGATCTACCTTGATAGTGTATCTTCAGCGTCAAGAGCAGGATTAAACGAGATCTTAAAAAGAGACGTTATTGACCAGGTAATGAATGAATATCAGGTATCCATGGCGGCGAAAGAGTTAGAGAGAGCACTTTTACTCATGGCTCAAGGATCCAACCTTGTGACATATGGTATAGAAGAGGTTGAAAGGGCGTCATCTATAGGAGCTATTAAAACGTTACTTGTCAGCGATGATATTCTTACCGTGGATAATGAGGGGACTAGGAATAGAGTCGAGGCAATCATGGAAAACGTAGAGAACAGCAATGGGAGGATAATTATAGTACCCAAAGATTCTACAATTTATTATCAGTTGCGTAACTTCGGGGGCCTTTTAGCTCTTCTTCGTTTTAGAATAAATTAA
- the rimI gene encoding ribosomal protein S18-alanine N-acetyltransferase encodes MSSIIISDAWERDLEDIFKIEAESFDNPYPPGLLKAYLSLADGLYLVARLGEQIVGYCIGIVQFKTRGHVVSIATLKAARNRGIGSALLNELEERFKKLGCTYSYLEVNVNNSDAIRFYFNRSYKVIRTRKNYYGRNRNGFVMLKDLRSVSGHE; translated from the coding sequence ATGTCCTCCATAATTATTTCTGACGCATGGGAGAGGGATTTAGAGGACATCTTTAAGATTGAAGCTGAAAGTTTTGATAACCCTTATCCTCCTGGACTGCTCAAGGCCTATTTGAGTTTAGCAGACGGTCTGTATCTGGTCGCTAGGCTAGGCGAACAAATAGTAGGTTATTGTATTGGAATAGTTCAATTCAAGACAAGAGGTCACGTAGTATCGATAGCCACTTTAAAGGCAGCTAGAAACAGAGGAATTGGATCAGCCCTTCTCAATGAGCTTGAAGAAAGGTTCAAGAAGTTGGGTTGCACGTACTCCTACCTTGAGGTGAACGTAAACAACTCTGACGCAATTAGGTTTTATTTTAATCGCTCATATAAAGTAATCAGGACTAGGAAGAACTATTACGGTAGAAATAGGAATGGGTTTGTCATGCTGAAGGACCTCAGAAGCGTTTCAGGTCATGAATGA
- a CDS encoding DNA-directed DNA polymerase, whose translation MKVDVFVLDLSYDVFNGIPEIYIWGIDKDDHRVAIIEKNFRPYFYVLIKDDVPIDEAIDQLKTISKAQSPVTSVSKQNMRYFGKPVNVLRVETVIPAFVRVYREEVSKFKWVAAVLEADIRFYMRYSIDSQVRPFYWLRAEVDEIKRDDLRVHKVYELKSIESVYEDRFPNLRTLAFDIEVLNKYGSPNPRRDPIIVIGVWTDKEYKQFINSDNDDLKIIREFSKFVLDYDPDIILGYNTNGFDWQYLLDRLASRNVKLDVGRKTNSEPSQGTYGHYSIVGRLNVDLYGFAESLTEVKVKSLENVADYLGVYPKDKRVNLEWYQIPEYWEDPKKRDILLKYNLDDAKTTYLLKNVFLTFGEQLTVISGLPLDQLCMASVGYRIEWLLMRESKKFNELIPNRVERKNESYKGGLVIEPKPGLHENVAVLDFSSMYPSIMIKYNIGPDTLVQGECNDCWIAPEVGYKFRRDVNGFYRSILVSLLEERRKVKSELANVNDEYERRRLDERQKALKVMANAMYGYMGWSSARWYSKEGAESVTAWGRELIIRASNIAKEAGFEVVYGDTDSIFVKGNMSDVDNLVSRITKELDLEIKIDKKYKKIFFTENKKRYAGLTYDGKIDIVGFEAIRGDWCDIAKETQRVVIEKILLSGISEAVKAVKGVIMKMKRKDFDIHGVIIWKSLDKSFEEYEVNAPHVIAAKKALNAGFAIDKLGKIGYIVMKGSGKISDRVEPYFLVKDKNKIDVDYYIEKQIIPSVMRILEPFGIKEDNLKGVTTDIMDYFRDL comes from the coding sequence ATGAAAGTTGATGTTTTCGTCTTGGACTTATCTTACGATGTGTTTAACGGAATACCTGAAATATATATATGGGGTATTGATAAGGACGATCACAGAGTCGCTATCATCGAAAAGAACTTCAGACCTTACTTTTACGTCCTAATCAAGGACGATGTTCCAATTGATGAGGCTATCGATCAGTTAAAGACCATTTCAAAGGCTCAATCTCCTGTCACATCAGTATCGAAGCAGAACATGAGATACTTTGGGAAACCTGTAAATGTACTTAGAGTGGAGACCGTGATCCCAGCTTTCGTTAGGGTATACAGAGAGGAAGTATCAAAGTTCAAATGGGTTGCCGCGGTGCTTGAGGCTGATATAAGGTTTTACATGAGGTATTCTATAGATAGCCAAGTTAGGCCGTTTTACTGGTTGAGGGCAGAAGTTGATGAGATTAAGAGGGACGACTTAAGAGTACATAAAGTATATGAATTAAAGAGTATTGAAAGTGTATATGAAGATAGATTTCCTAATCTAAGGACTCTAGCCTTTGATATAGAGGTGCTTAATAAGTACGGATCGCCTAATCCAAGAAGAGACCCCATAATAGTTATAGGTGTTTGGACTGATAAGGAGTATAAACAGTTTATTAATTCGGATAACGACGATTTGAAGATTATTAGAGAATTTTCAAAGTTCGTTCTAGATTACGATCCAGACATCATCTTAGGTTACAATACAAACGGATTCGATTGGCAATATCTTTTGGATAGACTAGCCTCAAGAAATGTAAAATTAGATGTTGGAAGAAAAACTAACTCTGAACCAAGTCAAGGTACATATGGGCACTACTCAATAGTCGGAAGGTTGAATGTGGATCTATACGGCTTTGCTGAGAGTCTGACAGAAGTGAAGGTAAAAAGCCTTGAAAACGTTGCTGATTATCTAGGGGTTTATCCTAAGGACAAAAGGGTAAACTTGGAATGGTATCAGATTCCAGAATATTGGGAGGATCCTAAGAAGCGAGACATTCTGTTAAAATATAATCTTGACGACGCGAAGACTACTTATCTGTTAAAAAACGTATTCTTGACATTTGGGGAACAGCTAACCGTCATTTCTGGCTTACCTTTAGATCAGCTTTGCATGGCTAGCGTGGGGTACAGAATAGAATGGCTACTTATGAGAGAGTCAAAGAAATTTAATGAATTAATTCCAAATAGAGTTGAAAGGAAAAATGAAAGTTATAAAGGTGGGCTTGTTATTGAGCCGAAACCTGGGTTACACGAGAACGTAGCAGTATTAGATTTCAGCTCTATGTATCCGTCCATAATGATAAAATACAACATAGGACCGGATACCCTTGTACAGGGCGAATGTAATGACTGTTGGATAGCTCCTGAGGTAGGATATAAATTTAGAAGAGACGTAAATGGATTCTATAGGAGCATTTTAGTTTCTTTGTTAGAAGAGAGAAGGAAGGTTAAGAGTGAACTAGCTAATGTAAACGACGAATATGAGAGAAGAAGATTAGATGAGAGGCAAAAGGCGTTGAAGGTTATGGCTAACGCAATGTATGGTTATATGGGTTGGTCTAGCGCAAGGTGGTATAGCAAGGAAGGAGCAGAATCTGTCACTGCATGGGGAAGGGAGCTGATAATTAGGGCATCCAATATAGCTAAGGAGGCTGGATTTGAAGTTGTTTATGGGGATACTGACTCCATTTTTGTAAAAGGTAATATGTCTGACGTGGATAACCTAGTCTCTAGAATTACAAAAGAGTTAGACCTTGAAATAAAAATAGATAAAAAATATAAAAAGATATTTTTTACTGAAAACAAGAAAAGATACGCAGGACTCACTTATGACGGGAAGATAGACATTGTTGGCTTTGAGGCAATAAGAGGTGACTGGTGCGACATTGCCAAAGAGACTCAAAGGGTAGTAATAGAAAAGATCCTATTAAGTGGTATCAGTGAGGCTGTTAAAGCCGTAAAAGGCGTGATCATGAAGATGAAAAGAAAGGATTTCGACATTCATGGTGTCATAATATGGAAATCTTTAGATAAGAGTTTCGAGGAGTATGAGGTCAACGCACCTCATGTAATAGCCGCAAAGAAGGCTCTTAACGCTGGATTCGCCATCGATAAGTTAGGAAAAATAGGGTACATAGTGATGAAAGGCTCGGGAAAGATCTCAGACAGAGTAGAACCGTACTTCCTTGTCAAGGATAAAAACAAGATCGATGTAGACTATTATATTGAAAAACAAATTATCCCTTCAGTTATGAGGATATTGGAGCCTTTCGGAATAAAAGAGGATAATTTGAAGGGTGTCACAACAGATATAATGGATTATTTTAGGGACCTATAA
- the dnaG gene encoding DNA primase DnaG, producing the protein MKYVVKLTFEVEGSVDKPDVIGAIFGQTENLFGQEFDLRELQDKGRLGRIVVEIKNKGGKAEGYIEIPSNLDRVETALIASMVESVEKVGPYNAKFYLKEIEDVRAEKLKKIIDRAKQILAAWNRERNLDIKEVMNEISGAVKTGELIEFGPERLPAGPDVYTDPNLIIVEGRADIINLLRYGYKNTVAVEGASGKIPQSVIELSKNKKMVIAFLDGDHGGDMILKDLINANVKIDYVARAPVGREVEELTGKEIAKSLSNMIPFSQYLKKQQETLSSVVGRAEGAVKIENGEQQAVQVIEPPKEIEIKIPGNVMEDIKKLPGTLEGVIYDENWNLIEKVQVRDIIPKLEGLTNGASFIIFDGVITQRLLELAASKNVKLVIGVRIGGITKKPENVKVLTLTDVIGP; encoded by the coding sequence GTGAAATATGTTGTAAAGCTGACCTTTGAAGTAGAAGGGTCGGTTGATAAACCTGACGTAATAGGGGCTATATTCGGGCAAACTGAGAACTTATTCGGCCAGGAATTCGACCTAAGAGAGCTTCAAGACAAAGGAAGACTAGGCAGGATCGTTGTAGAGATTAAGAATAAGGGAGGAAAGGCAGAAGGATACATAGAGATCCCATCCAACTTAGATAGAGTAGAAACTGCCCTAATAGCATCGATGGTTGAGAGCGTTGAGAAAGTCGGACCTTATAACGCAAAGTTCTACTTAAAGGAGATAGAGGACGTTAGAGCGGAGAAGTTAAAGAAGATAATAGATAGGGCCAAGCAGATCCTAGCTGCGTGGAATAGAGAAAGAAACCTTGATATCAAGGAAGTAATGAACGAGATAAGCGGAGCTGTAAAAACTGGAGAGTTAATAGAGTTCGGCCCTGAGAGATTACCAGCAGGACCAGACGTCTACACTGATCCTAATCTAATCATAGTTGAGGGGAGGGCTGATATTATAAATCTGCTAAGATATGGTTACAAGAATACAGTTGCGGTAGAGGGAGCAAGTGGAAAAATACCTCAGTCCGTTATCGAGTTATCCAAGAACAAAAAGATGGTAATAGCTTTCCTTGATGGAGATCATGGAGGCGATATGATACTTAAAGATCTAATAAATGCAAACGTTAAAATAGACTACGTAGCAAGAGCGCCTGTTGGCAGAGAGGTTGAGGAATTAACTGGGAAGGAGATAGCAAAATCCCTCTCTAACATGATTCCCTTCTCTCAATACTTGAAGAAACAGCAGGAGACTCTGAGTTCCGTGGTCGGGAGAGCTGAGGGCGCTGTAAAGATAGAAAATGGAGAACAGCAAGCTGTTCAAGTAATTGAGCCGCCCAAGGAAATAGAGATCAAAATTCCAGGAAACGTTATGGAGGACATCAAGAAATTACCTGGAACTCTTGAAGGGGTAATATATGATGAGAACTGGAACCTAATAGAGAAGGTACAGGTGAGAGACATTATCCCAAAACTTGAAGGTTTAACTAACGGTGCCTCTTTTATAATATTTGATGGCGTTATCACGCAAAGACTCTTAGAGCTAGCCGCCTCAAAAAACGTAAAGCTGGTGATAGGGGTAAGAATAGGAGGAATAACCAAAAAACCAGAGAACGTCAAAGTACTAACACTGACGGACGTTATAGGTCCCTAA
- a CDS encoding tyrosine--tRNA ligase, protein MESRLSLITRNAAEVVTSEELKQKLEEGRKLKGYLGFEPSGLFHIGWLIWAQKFKDLMEAGVEMNLLVATWHAWINDKLGGKMEMIKLAGEYAVNVLNAFGISRNKINVIDAEDIVKDKDYWSLVLKVAKNTSLARMKRALTIMGRKADEAELDSSKLIYPAMQVSDIFYMDLDIALGGTDQRKAHMLARDAAEKLGKKKVIAIHTPLLVGLQGGQRMSPGAEEDEVMAEIKMSKSKPDTAIFIDDEPETVSSKLMMAYCPKGVIENNPVLQINKYILFTVDNNGLKVERESKFGGDIHFTSYKDLEESFAEGRLHPKDLKMATARKLNQILDPLRKSIKSRSEYEKLANEIVRSVSR, encoded by the coding sequence TTGGAGAGCAGACTCTCACTGATAACCAGAAATGCCGCGGAAGTAGTCACTTCCGAGGAGTTAAAACAAAAACTTGAGGAAGGAAGAAAGCTAAAAGGTTATTTAGGCTTTGAGCCCAGCGGTTTATTTCATATAGGTTGGTTGATCTGGGCGCAGAAGTTTAAGGACCTTATGGAAGCGGGGGTAGAAATGAACCTCCTGGTAGCCACATGGCATGCGTGGATTAACGATAAGTTAGGAGGTAAAATGGAAATGATAAAGCTCGCAGGAGAGTACGCAGTTAATGTTCTTAATGCTTTTGGAATTAGTAGAAATAAAATAAATGTAATTGACGCGGAGGATATTGTAAAAGACAAGGACTATTGGTCACTTGTATTAAAAGTGGCAAAGAACACAAGCCTAGCTAGAATGAAAAGGGCGTTAACTATCATGGGAAGGAAAGCTGATGAGGCTGAACTGGACTCATCTAAGCTAATTTATCCGGCGATGCAGGTAAGTGACATCTTCTACATGGACTTGGATATAGCCCTAGGAGGAACCGATCAGAGAAAGGCTCACATGTTAGCTAGAGACGCTGCGGAAAAACTTGGTAAGAAAAAGGTGATCGCTATACATACTCCATTACTTGTGGGCCTTCAGGGTGGACAAAGGATGAGTCCAGGCGCAGAGGAAGACGAAGTGATGGCGGAAATAAAAATGAGTAAGTCGAAACCTGATACGGCTATATTCATTGATGATGAGCCAGAAACGGTTAGTTCGAAATTAATGATGGCATACTGTCCAAAGGGAGTGATTGAAAACAATCCTGTATTACAAATAAATAAGTATATTCTGTTCACTGTAGATAATAACGGTCTGAAGGTTGAGAGGGAGTCCAAATTTGGTGGGGACATCCACTTCACCTCCTATAAGGATCTAGAGGAATCCTTTGCTGAGGGCAGGTTACATCCAAAAGACCTGAAGATGGCTACAGCTAGAAAGCTCAACCAAATTTTGGATCCTTTAAGAAAGTCTATTAAATCTAGATCTGAGTATGAGAAACTAGCAAATGAAATCGTGAGGAGTGTTAGCAGGTGA
- a CDS encoding secondary thiamine-phosphate synthase enzyme YjbQ, translating to MKVLTQEFEIKTSSRFQSIDITNEVQNSINNVKDGMAFVVVKHTTCAVILNEAEPGLMDDYLTWMRKLIPTDGEFKHNMIDNNGHAHISSMIIGNSRMVPVRDGKLDLGTWQKIILLEFDGPRTRKVQVKVMGE from the coding sequence ATGAAAGTTCTCACTCAAGAATTTGAGATAAAGACAAGTTCGAGGTTTCAGAGCATTGATATTACCAATGAAGTTCAAAACTCGATAAATAACGTTAAAGATGGAATGGCTTTCGTAGTAGTAAAGCACACTACGTGTGCCGTGATTTTGAACGAAGCTGAACCTGGTTTAATGGATGACTACCTAACTTGGATGAGAAAGCTGATTCCAACTGACGGTGAGTTTAAACATAATATGATAGATAACAACGGCCACGCTCATATCTCCTCCATGATAATTGGAAACTCGAGGATGGTACCTGTGAGAGATGGAAAACTAGACCTAGGAACCTGGCAGAAAATAATTCTTTTAGAGTTTGACGGTCCTAGAACCAGGAAAGTCCAAGTAAAAGTTATGGGCGAATGA
- a CDS encoding AIR synthase-related protein produces the protein MDLEGLTRKLIDQDKNLKDELRHWLEFFKGKTDQNDLIAETIVKEVVNSLKFSSFSFDRVGLTAGESGLGSRGVGDHMVHLKLFELSKRKLDSFDDAGIVQDLVISVDGIHSRLSYFPFLAGFHATKATLRDIMVKGGEPLGILVDIHLSDDSDISMLFDFEAGVSTVAEALEIPILAGSTLRIGGDLVLGERISGGVGSIGRLKGEPFSRKRIAKGQSIVMTEGNGGGTISSMAIFHGIEGVVEETLKIKDLEACSIINSSRDLVVSMTDVTNGGIRGDALEISEITNLSLVINEERFLDLINPKIRKVLEELRIDPFGLSIDSILIFTYYPEEVVRILNSKGVRSSVIGEVEEYKGYPVVTENGKEMRPSFRESPYTPIKALIGNNTRFTLDEIKRKLEIAYLNSAKKKEKVLKNLKAESN, from the coding sequence ATGGACTTAGAGGGTTTAACTAGGAAGCTTATTGATCAGGACAAGAACCTAAAAGACGAATTAAGACATTGGCTAGAGTTTTTCAAGGGAAAGACAGACCAGAACGATCTAATCGCGGAGACAATCGTAAAAGAAGTGGTCAATTCGTTAAAATTTTCATCCTTTTCATTTGACAGAGTTGGATTAACTGCTGGTGAGAGCGGATTAGGTTCTAGGGGAGTTGGAGATCACATGGTACATCTTAAGCTCTTTGAGCTTAGCAAACGAAAACTTGATTCCTTTGATGACGCAGGAATTGTTCAAGACTTGGTAATTTCAGTTGATGGAATTCATTCTAGGTTATCTTACTTTCCCTTCTTAGCAGGTTTTCACGCTACAAAAGCTACCTTAAGGGACATTATGGTAAAAGGCGGAGAACCGTTGGGGATACTGGTGGACATTCATCTCTCAGACGATAGTGACATATCCATGCTGTTTGATTTTGAAGCTGGAGTTTCTACGGTAGCAGAGGCGTTGGAGATACCAATTCTAGCTGGTAGTACTTTAAGGATAGGAGGAGACTTGGTGTTAGGTGAGAGGATAAGCGGTGGCGTTGGATCTATTGGTAGATTAAAAGGAGAACCTTTCTCGAGAAAGAGGATAGCAAAAGGTCAAAGTATAGTTATGACTGAAGGTAATGGAGGAGGAACTATATCTTCAATGGCAATATTCCATGGAATAGAGGGTGTTGTAGAGGAGACGCTGAAGATAAAGGATCTTGAGGCTTGTTCTATAATAAATAGTTCAAGAGATTTGGTTGTTTCAATGACGGACGTTACTAACGGAGGTATAAGAGGCGACGCATTGGAGATTTCAGAAATAACAAATCTTAGCCTAGTAATTAACGAGGAGCGATTTCTTGACCTTATAAATCCAAAAATAAGGAAGGTCTTAGAAGAGTTGAGGATTGACCCTTTTGGCCTGTCTATAGATTCAATTCTCATATTCACCTACTATCCTGAGGAGGTTGTTCGAATCCTGAACTCTAAAGGAGTTAGGTCTTCAGTTATAGGAGAGGTAGAGGAGTACAAAGGCTATCCGGTAGTAACAGAGAACGGGAAGGAAATGAGACCCTCATTCAGGGAGAGTCCTTATACCCCAATTAAAGCTTTGATAGGAAATAATACTAGATTCACTCTGGACGAAATAAAGAGGAAACTAGAAATCGCCTATCTAAACTCAGCTAAGAAGAAGGAAAAGGTATTGAAAAACTTAAAAGCAGAGAGTAATTAG
- a CDS encoding 30S ribosomal protein S13, producing MSESQFRYIVRLFGQDVDGTMKVPYGLAMIKGIGYNTARVILMKLNIDKDRRLGELNDHELKKIEEFLSNKRLETLPSWMYNRRKDLETGLDMHYVTSDLVFVVRNDIEREKKIKSWRGIRHSLGLKVRGQRTRTTGRTGTTIGVKRSKAAQPSGGQQAQQKA from the coding sequence ATGTCTGAGTCACAGTTCAGGTACATCGTTAGGTTATTTGGACAGGACGTAGATGGAACCATGAAGGTCCCTTATGGATTAGCAATGATTAAGGGAATAGGATACAATACTGCTAGGGTAATTTTAATGAAATTGAACATAGACAAGGACAGAAGGTTGGGAGAGCTTAACGATCATGAGCTTAAGAAAATAGAGGAGTTCCTTTCTAATAAAAGGTTAGAGACTTTGCCTTCATGGATGTATAATAGGAGGAAAGATCTTGAAACTGGATTAGATATGCACTACGTTACATCTGATTTGGTGTTTGTGGTCAGGAATGATATAGAGAGAGAGAAGAAGATAAAGAGCTGGCGTGGAATCAGACATTCATTAGGATTGAAGGTTAGAGGTCAGAGAACTAGAACAACAGGAAGGACAGGAACAACTATAGGAGTTAAGAGATCTAAGGCTGCGCAGCCCTCTGGAGGGCAACAAGCCCAGCAGAAAGCTTAG